The genomic DNA gaatTCTGGATGAAAACCAGAATCCGGCGGGTCTCACCGGAATCCGGTGATCCCTGTTTCTGAAAAAACAGCACCGTTTGGTGTGGTTTTTGCTGGGTTTCCATTCCTCACAATATCAATAACACATATCAATCATTAATCGATCAGATGCATCCCTGAAACTTCATCTCCGGCCAAATCAATTCAAAAACCAGCCAAAAACCGATTTGCTTaatttgtacatgaaacttcgACTTTAATATGTTAAATTAAAGCTTATAATGTGTACAAGTTAAACCCTAACATCAAACATAACTCagattaatcaaaataaatatgaattaatcaAAAATTTCTTAGAACCCTAACAATCGGGTCATGATTTCTAGCAATAGACTGATGAAATTAATGATGCAAATCAATCATATATCATCATATGAAGCTATACATATCATCATATGAAACTATACATATCATCAAATCAAACAAATAACCCAAGaatcaaaaatccccaaattcgacataaaccctaaaaatcgaaaTTTAAAATCTATGAATCTACGCATGAAATGGATGGCATAAACAGAAATTAGAGATCAAGAGCTTTAATTTGGTTACCTATATGACAGTTTTTGAACCAGAGAATCACCAGAAATCTTGCTTTGATTCTGCAGCTTCGATCaagaaccctaaccctaatttctaaattttctgaattttattattttttaaggaaatttttaattaaattaaaatatttataattattgaCAAATACCCCTAATCTTAATTTAAGccataattatattttttaataaaatgaattaGCCCTTACTTAATAATTTATGgggaatattattaaaattttaattttaaataaatacaaaatatatgtcaaaattttccaaaaatgttaataatccaaaaatacaaaaatataaaatttgtgaAAGTACCATAATTTCGTAAAAATataaatgtgatttttgtgggctTCGGAGTACTCATAGGGGTCcagaaaaattattttttcataaaatgagatattttctaaattaattgGATGTTATGAAAATCAATATGGTAAATGTCGTATTATGAAAAATGAGGCCAAATGCTCTACACACAATAACAACTATTCAAATTCAATCTTGATAACATAATTTTCAATATAAACCCATTTATCACGTAATAAAATAGCCGAAAAATAACTCGAACCACACTGGGCATATATTGCACATAACATATAATATTTTATGATTAATCATAACTTACGGtgtaataaaacacataatactTATATAATATAACACAAAATAGTCGTAATTTTCCGGTTCTTACAGATAATGATGGTTCACTCCGGTAAAAGAGATAAATGACATGACATATCTATTAGTCCGATAAGTCGTAATAGAAGCAACAACATCACCAAATTTTTGATAGGCCATTTAACATCTCAGATCAATCTATACAAGACACTTCAAACGATTATCTTCATCAACTTGGGtcctaataaaatatttagaCCTATGTAACTAGTCCAACCCCGCTTGGGCATCACTAATTTCAAACATTTTTTTCCTCTCATCTCTTATCATATTCCTATCATGTTGAGCACCGCAACCAACTTTATCATTACCTCCATGAATGTTACCAATGACTATCATCACTTGAAAAGTACAAACCCCCGAACCATAAAGAGTTTTAATCAAACTACAGGCAACGATGTTCATATGTCTTTTGCATTGTACCAAATTCATCTTTCTAGGGAAACGAGACCGTGATTGTGTACCCACTCAAGACTAGTTATCTCCCAAAGAATTATATTCTTTTGTTAATTCACATACATTCCCACCTTCCACTCACTTTTCGGAAGAACCTCTCAACGCCGTTTAGCTTTACTACTTTCATCAACTATACTTTTCCCAAAAGTATACAAACATATAGACGATCATGTATATCTTTTTCTTGATTACACGTATTGGTCGCTTGAATATTAATGGCAAATTCATTTTTTAAAGCATAAGCTCCAAAAAATTACCGACTTCATCCAAAGTTTAGAACAATTGATTCATACGAGGAATTCCATTACCATCCACATTTTCATGCAAATTTGTACTCTCTATATTATCATCTTCATGCTTACCCTCAACATTATGATTTCCAAGCTCATCATAACTTTATAAGTTTTCATCTTTCTCAACATCAACAAAATcttcatataaattaataaactcTTCATTTTTCCAATATTATCTACAAACTCATCATTATCAACAAATTGAGAGGTTCTAGGTTTTTCACTCATACTTAAATCATCAAGATGTACCCTCTTTTTTTCTCATTTTTACGTTTATGATACGTGCAAATAAATTATCCGCCATGACAAGTAAAAATTAAAGAGAAGAAATATACCTTAGATTTGAGAGAGTTACTTGAATTTCTTTCAAAAATTGCCTAAACTTGGAGTTTTTTGGGGAGAGTATTTTGTGTGGTTGAATTGAGCAAAAATGAGGGAGGAAAGGGGACTGTTGGGGATAAGGGATTATGCCCTAACGACAGACAATATCAGCGGTCCGTTGTTAGAGACAAAAATGTAATTTCTCCGTATCACGAACATTGCCCGCAATCTTTGTAGCCATTTTTTTAATCACAGTCGTTGGATATGTGTGCTGCCCGTATAACCATTTTCTTAATCACAGCCGTTGGATAATTGATCTAACGGCTTAAAAATTGTTTGTTGCATAACACATCCCTAGCAAACAGGGATCGTCCCATTTTTAAAATATGGTAAAATAACAAACAAACTTGAAAAATAGTACTCACTTTGTTCCGTTCAATTCACTACATATTTTTTGTCGAACACTCAGACACatattttaagatgaatataaaatatatttccgtaatttattttttaaaattttttttttctggattaaactttaaatattaaatttttattcaaaagaaaaaaattccaaaaaaaattatataactaTATTTTAGAGTTGTATTAAAATATGTGACGAATTTCCAGTCCCGAAAGGGCAAACCCGGGAGTAGTATGttttgtaattttaaaaaaaaatattaacaatatcGAAGATCCTGATTCATGAGCACCCGCGACGCGTGTCACCAACCGCCATTCCAATTTAAAAATGTTAAGGTAACCATTTTGTCCAATCATATTTATCTCTCTCTGTACAATAAAGCAAACTACTgcttaaaaataaaataaaaaaataacattGTATTGGAATCTTGTAGTATCAGCAGCTCAAAGCTAAACAACAAACAAAGATACAAAAACTTTCAAGAAAAAGGTAATCTATACTCTAAAGATTGTTCTTTTTTATCATTTATCTATGTATATATCTTGTGTTAGATGTTTATTTTGAAGTATAGGTTCATGGGTTGACTTACTTTTTGCTGTGTTTGATTTATCAACTGTAAATTTTGAAACTTTTAATGGGGTTTGTGTAAGTTATGAAACTTTTGATGGGGTTTGTTTGGTAAAGGATTAAGGGGTTCTTGATTTGTATGCAAGTTTTGATTAAGTGTTTCGAAGTTAgattgaataggttcttgattTGATTTTATTTGGTTGTTCTGGTTTTGGGGTTTTACAAGTTGTGATTTTGATTTGTGAACTTTTTGTGCTGGATTGTTAAGGGGCTTTTCTGTTTTTGAGATTTGTTGTAAAAATTTATAGTTGAAAAAAGTGAAATTTAACCTTGGATTGAACTTAGTTGTACTTGTATATAAGCAATTTGATTCGTTTTGCTAATGAGATTGAGCTATTTCGCGGTGGTCTCTGAATTCCAGTTAGATTCATGAATTTTGTAGTTATTCATCTGAGTCCTTTTTGGTAATGGAAAAATATGACTCGCAATTGGTAGTTGGTACAAATCAATTTCATATTAATTAATGGCCTTCAAGTTATATGTGTTATTGTTCTGCTTGAATTGTTTCGGCTTATTGTTTTCTTACTGTAATCCATCTTATACAAGTCCAAACGTCTCTTTACCGGAGAACACTTGCATTCCCATGTACAATACTTAGTATAGAGTGGGCTTATAGATAAGGAAAGGCTTATATCATTTAATATTGTGGAGTATGAATTAAGGAATACAAATAAGGTGTACCGCTATAAGCTACTGGCTGttagaatattaattagtaatcTGATACATCCTTTTTTACTTCCACCTCTCAAGAAATTCTACATCATCTCTAATTCAACGCAAGCTTAATAGTTGTATTTCCCATGTTGTAAGGATTTGGAATTGCATCTACTTATAACTCTATCTCTTGGGCCAAAGCTGTCTGCATTTCTTAAAATAATCTCCAAATATGCTTTTTCTTTACTCTATTCCAAAGTCATGTCAATACAATCTTAGTGTTAAAATAAATTTCATGCGCTAATCATTTCAAGAAGCAGTTGCTACCTgatatattaataattaattgagcATTTGCTTCAGTTTGACCTCATATAACTGATGTTGCAATAGATGGTATCACTGGACATGTATAAGAACTGTGATTGCATTTTCAGTGAGCTTCTGTATTTCCTAATTTTCCCTAAATGAGAAAACGACTCAGACCTAGTTATGCCAAGGTTTGATCGCTTCTTTTTTtgatttaaatcctataataagAGTTGGGCCTTCTAGTTTCGTATGCTGTGAAGACCATAACTTACAATATTTTGGGCAGAATACTCTGATCTTTAGGTAATTCTTGTAAGTTTATAGTATGTAGTGCAGGAAACCTAGAATCACATACTACATGATCATAGTTGATTGTTTTATTAACAAGGATATTTCCATGTACTACATGATCATAGTTGGATATTTTAGAGGCTCACCTGTTCTGCTATATAGACTTAGATTCGCAAAATAATGTGATCTGTAAATATAAGCATTTGTTTGGATTTACAAATGGTGATCTATGGTAGAGGAAAAGAGATGGCGAAAGAAGCGAACATATCTGTTTACTCTGTTAGAAGTATAATTAGAAGGGGGATGGCTGTTATATGTGGTGCTATGGTGGGTAATAGCTTGTGATATTGGTGATTAAATTATTTCAAATGGCGCAATGTAATCATCTTAGTGACAAGTGAGTGCTCCTGTCCTCTTTGATGTCACTATCATAGAATTTTGAGTGTTGATCACTGATTGGAACAACATAGAAGTTCATGTTTCTATTTTGTAAAAGCTGTTTGTAAATGGTTCTACAGTAAAAAGGGTCTTTAAGATTGATAATTGAGGGTTCAAACTTCAATCACCTTTCCATAAGGTGTTCTCCTATGCGGCAATGATTCCATGTTGTTCTGTCTAGATCCATTTTACTTTTAAAAGCCATATTTCACTTAGGAACTGCTGTAAGTAATATTTTCGAGGGACATGGACTCTTTAGCTGAGCACAAAAAGTGTTGGTTATATACCCAAATCTGCGAAATGTTAAGATGTTAGTATAGCTTAGTTTATTTACGTAAGAAACTGAATCGCTTGGCAGACTTCAGAACTTGATTTTCAAGTGATTATTGTTCTTATATGATTTTTACTCGTTGTGGAGTATCAAGGAGCATCTAAATTTTTTGTCGTGATTCTTTCTAGACGCTCATTTCATGTTGGACCTACAGTTCCTCATCTTTCTGTTAGATTGTACTGTCGTTAGGTTCCTCTGATACCAAATCAAATTCAAATCCTGTAAAAACCTACACATTGTTTCACCAATATCCCCAGATGTGATGTATATCTTCTAATCTTACATATATTTTATCCTGTGGTTGTAATTTCACTGGTACATACTAGAGTGAAGAATGCATTTAAGACCAGGTACTCTGAGGGTATTATCTGATTCATGTCAGATAGAGGAGATTGCTGTTGTTGAAATTAGGACTTCTAAAGAGTGGAATGAGAAACTTCTATGCTTACATAATTTTTTACAAGATATTCATAGCTGGCCAGACTACAACATCAAATAAGAGCACCGTCAAATGAGCCTGTTCCATCCAACTCTACTTTTTTGCAAAATGTTTCTAGTGTTCCTTCATTTAAAGAACAAGAATACGACTTTATTTGTGCTTGTAATTGCATGATTTTTCCTTTGACATGATACCGATATAGTATTTGCAGGAGCATCTCTTCGTTATATGGATAAGAGACAATCTGGAAAGGAGGCTGCTGAGGAATTGACTCGGGAGTCACTAATTGCCTTATCTTATTCTTTACCAGATAAGGATAATTCTCAGGATCTACCTTTTCCAAACAAAGGCAGTGACAACGAGGTTGCAGATATTAATGATGAAAAAGCTGAAAATATTAGGTCTGAGCTGATCTCAATTTCGTATGCGGAATTGCCCGACATTAACACCCCGCCAGTTTGTCCAAGAGAAACCAAAGCTTAAGCGCTTAGCCTGGAGCAGTAATTTAAGTTACAGTTACTATATGTATAAGCAGTACACACATGTTTATGATGTTGTTTTTTATCTTGAAGATATGCTGACATGGATTTGTGTTCTGTATGTGGATGATTACGAATGAGCCTCTCCTGGAATTAATACAGTAGAAAACAGTTTAAGTTTTTAACTTGTGAATAGTGTTACTTAGTTGGGGGTCTGTTTTTTTATCTTTTGTTGTACTTCTGTTACAGCCTAAACTTGTTAACATACTATGCTTGCACTAATCTAATTGTTCCCTATGATTGTTTCCAGGCGTATTAGAAGTATCAGTACCAATGTTTTCTAGCGAAAGGTTAGTCATAAAGATCCATATCTCTTTGTAGACATGCCGTCGATCAGACAGATAGTAACCGGAGTTTTTTTGttcttttgtttttttgtttttgttgAGGTTTTAACATTTTTCCTGTTTTCTTGTTTCAAGAAAGAGACTATTCTTGATATACTATTTGTTAAAAAATTTTAAGTGGTTGGCTAATTTCTTTTGACAGTTTTTTCTTGTTTCACCTGACTGTTCTTGATAGATTGGTTAgattattttgaatatagttGCGCTTACCTTgttgcttttggttggttggttAGATGGAAGTGTTTGATAGAAGTTTTAAGATTATAACGAGCACACAATTTATTCATAGGCGGTGCTCCGGTAGTAATTATATAATGTCTTGGTTGCTCTTGAATTGATTTACCCATTTGTATGAAGAAAAAAGTACTTTGGACACACATTATCCATGAGGTATGCTGTGCTCCAGGAGACGGGAGTAGTCTGTTTTTACGAAGTGTGTTGATTGTTCCATTTAATATGAATGAAGTGGTACTCTGGGCACAGATTACATATAAGTTATGCTGTGCTCCAGTTTTATTCATGGAATGTCTTGATTGTTCTGCTTTTCATGATTGAAGCAATCCTTCTACTTGTTAATGGAAATGAGAATCGAAAATAAGATGTAAATGTGGACGAGAATGAGGGAAATGAGAATTGAAATGGGTATATGGAAATGAGAATGATTTGAAATCAAATATGTGATTTATATGAACTCAACATTGGGTGTCTCGTTCCATCCGAATTTTTTACAATATAAAATGTTTTACAAATGTGCGATTTACAGAGAACTCAACGATCTGTATTCTGTATAAGTTAAATGGTTTCATCTTCGGAATCCTCGTCGAGTAATCAGCTTGAGGATCGTAATTCATTGTATTCAAATCTAAAATTAAGGTTGTGTTCACTTGGGGAGAATGATACAGGGGAGAATGGAACGAAATTTATgctatttttttgaaaaaattggatgaagtttttataattttcatTATTTCATTCATTCATTTTCAAACAATTTAAACTAAACTTATAACTCATGTGTTTTGGAGGGAATGATCCATTCTCCTTCCACATCATTTTTCATACAGTTTTCATCATAAAAAATTTTAACTCCCTCATTTTTATTtactataattttatatataCTCTCCGTCTTCATatatttttcttgtaattttcATTACATTCATTCCACATTCCATTCTTTCATATGAACACACCCTAAAGCATCTTGCGTTGGTACTGCAATAGAAGTAGTGTTTAAGATTTTGAATAATTTATCAAAGCATATGTATTTTTTTCTTCTCAAGATTACGGTCACAAAATCTAAAAATTATGTTTTGTTTTACTTATTTTGTTTTCAGAATATAAAATATATGCTCTATGGGTTGTAAATAAAAAAAGTATCCACACCTCCCTAAGAACAAAATAATAAGATTAAAAGAAAAAAAgcaaaaaaatataatttttaataaaaatgtAAGTCCCAGAATGTTGATTTTATAAGTATATACTAATCTTTTAGTGTTAAATAGTAGTAGTGTGTACATATGAATCAAAGGCGGAGTGAATGGCGGGTAGAATAGTTTTGAACATAGGGAAAACAATAAAGAAAGTGGTGGAGAAAAAAGGGTCAAGCTGGTGGTACACTCCTCATATGGCTGCTGCTTCTCGTGCCATTGCCAATCGAATCCCATTAGTTGACATTGTTGTTCAAGTTCGAGATGCTAGGGTACTttcctccttcctcctcctttaTTTGTACATAACATGCTTGACCAAATGCCTCAACCACTGAGAATACATACATACTTGTCAAAAACATTTAATTCAATGTGCTGTTTGTTTCTGCATTTATAATACATTCTCGCCTCAAACCCGGACAACCAAATTCTGATTCTCATTTTataattatcaaaatatgggGAACTGATGAAAGTCTTACTTGTAGATTCCATTTTCATCAACATTTGAACACCTAAATGTTTCTAACTCTTCTAAGCAAATTATACTTCTTAACAAGATGGATCTTGCAAATCGCTCTCAGACAAAGGTAATGGCTTCTTGTGGTATTTACTTGACCAAGCACACACAAACCCTTATTTGATTATCTATTACTCATTTTAGATTTTTATGCATACTTTGGTACTTTGGGTGCATGGGAAGTGATTGAAAAAATGGGATAAACAATGGAAGAGAAGTTCTAAAAACTTGATTTTTATTTGAAAATGAGTCCAGGAAATTGTTAAGGGCTGCATATACTTATTAATTGTATTATGAGGAGTTTATGTATTTTTCTGTAATGGACTGCTAAAACTTACAGTTTACACAAATATTCTGAATCCATGCTAATTCCTATAGTGTACATTTTTCTTCTTTTCTAGTTGCATGAATTCacattatttttttttatatccATTCTTACATAAATACATGCATATATCAGCTCTTGTGTATTACGTTTAAGTATttctttcttttccttttttaTGAAAAAGGTGATGATGCTACGTATTGCCCTTATTATCTGCTTATTCCTTTTATATTTTTCCTCATGTATCTTTATTTCAGAAGTGGACGAGGTACCTAGAGGAGCAAAGATATGTATGTTGTGAAGTCAATTCCCATAATAAGGAGAGCATCAAGGGggtaattttatatattacatgTCTATTAAAGCATTCACCAGTAGGAATCTATGGCAAGCCAATTTAGCCGGTGTATGATTTCATGATGAGACTATTTGCAGTTCTTTTTTGTTTTACCTGTTTTATATTTGTGTGCTCAACAATTTTACTCAGTTTAAGCTTATTACGAGTTTATCCACTTTCATGTATCATTTTATGCATTCACACATCATCTTTATTTTCTTTATGTTCATTTCATTCTCAGCATCAATTTGAAGATCAAAACTATTTTGGTGGACAACAGTCTATACCTTCTTTTAATAGATAAATATGTCGTAGTAGGACTAATAATCCTCGCCCTTTTCTTTAGTGAAGAAATTTACAACTGTTTATTGATTTGTACAGCCTACTTTTTGTTCACTTGTATTTCTGGTTTCATGCAATAACAATTAGTTGTGCAATGTTGCAGTTCCTGAACTTACTACAATCTGAAGTTAAAGAACTGAAAAGGAATGGTCAGTCTAGCCACACCACAACGGTTATGCTAGTTGGAATTCCCAATAGTGGCAAGTCCGCTCTGGCAAACGCATTGCATCAAATCGGAAGGATTAGCGCGGAAGGTATGAGATCATTTGTGCAATATAATTGTTATAGAGGAAAAGCTATAAATGATCATGTTTTTGCATTTATATTTGTTATTTAATGTAATAAGTAATATGTTATATGTATATCCTGCAATTGTAAGTAGATGTGAGTTTTTTTTTCTAACATTATGTTGTTTTACTTCTTACGATTGCTGAAGAAAAAGGAAGGTTGAAGCACGCAGCTGTGAGTCCAAATCCAGGGGAAACTAAAGAGATTAGCAGCTTTAAGGTTCTAACCGTTATGATACAGCCAATAAAATACACTTGCACTAAAATAGAGACTCTTAAAACACTGATACATATTATACAAAAGCAAATTGTTTTTTTCTCTAGCACGTCGAAGTTAAAACTCCAGTATTTGTCCATGTAATTGTTTCTTGTCATTCAAGTGGAATATGAACTCTGAAGTTGGCGTCTCTGTTTAGTTCATAACTCAAATGTGTATGTGCTACCCTATTTCCTGGAATAAAAAGGAAGGAAGACTGGAGTTTATATTGCATGATACTTAGTATGAGCTGTTTTTTGTTTGGTTTTCTggaaatattacatttttcaagGTTCGCAGTAGCAAGCAAAAAAAAATTGCACGATATTGATTGTAGTATTCGGCTTGAAACCTCAACTTTTAATATCATCAAGTTTATATGGATTCCCCCCTTTCAATTTCAGATTGCTAGCCATCCTAACATCTTTGTCTTAGACACACCTGGTGTTTTACCTCCTgatataattgatgatgaagTGTGCTCCAAATTAGCTTTGACAGGTGCGTGTTAGTACAGTATCTCCATCACTTCCCACAAACTGATCTTAAAAACTGATATGCTGTTCTTGTTTTGTTGTATCCTTGTAGTTTGGTGGTTTATAAACATTAATCAACTTA from Apium graveolens cultivar Ventura chromosome 5, ASM990537v1, whole genome shotgun sequence includes the following:
- the LOC141724267 gene encoding DAR GTPase 2, mitochondrial isoform X2 — protein: MAGRIVLNIGKTIKKVVEKKGSSWWYTPHMAAASRAIANRIPLVDIVVQVRDARIPFSSTFEHLNVSNSSKQIILLNKMDLANRSQTKKWTRYLEEQRYVCCEVNSHNKESIKGFLNLLQSEVKELKRNGQSSHTTTVMLVGIPNSGKSALANALHQIGRISAEEKGRLKHAAVSPNPGETKEISSFKIASHPNIFVLDTPGVLPPDIIDDEVCSKLALTGAIADSLVGELKLAQYFLAILSTSEEYKKWVKLPRIKTKILTGDQQGNYSTVSEGKMGPKKHVPDHTQDSIVNDVRRTLFETVSSFSENLEDGENFAELYKLHLMGLHKAFQVVPGIGIAALSEISVSSTVLNKRNRIR
- the LOC141724267 gene encoding DAR GTPase 2, mitochondrial isoform X1, which translates into the protein MAGRIVLNIGKTIKKVVEKKGSSWWYTPHMAAASRAIANRIPLVDIVVQVRDARIPFSSTFEHLNVSNSSKQIILLNKMDLANRSQTKKWTRYLEEQRYVCCEVNSHNKESIKGFLNLLQSEVKELKRNGQSSHTTTVMLVGIPNSGKSALANALHQIGRISAEEKGRLKHAAVSPNPGETKEISSFKIASHPNIFVLDTPGVLPPDIIDDEVCSKLALTGAIADSLVGELKLAQYFLAILSTSEEYKKWVKLPRIKTKILTGDQQGNYSTVSEGKMGPKKHVPDHTQDSIVNDVRRTLFETVSSFSENLEDGENFAELYKLHLMGLHKAFQVVPGIGIGEDVDHIVSRKLLNLYRTGRLGHYTLDQLPSTFN
- the LOC141724267 gene encoding DAR GTPase 2, mitochondrial isoform X3 gives rise to the protein MAGRIVLNIGKTIKKVVEKKGSSWWYTPHMAAASRAIANRIPLVDIVVQVRDARKWTRYLEEQRYVCCEVNSHNKESIKGFLNLLQSEVKELKRNGQSSHTTTVMLVGIPNSGKSALANALHQIGRISAEEKGRLKHAAVSPNPGETKEISSFKIASHPNIFVLDTPGVLPPDIIDDEVCSKLALTGAIADSLVGELKLAQYFLAILSTSEEYKKWVKLPRIKTKILTGDQQGNYSTVSEGKMGPKKHVPDHTQDSIVNDVRRTLFETVSSFSENLEDGENFAELYKLHLMGLHKAFQVVPGIGIGEDVDHIVSRKLLNLYRTGRLGHYTLDQLPSTFN